One region of Clavibacter michiganensis subsp. tessellarius genomic DNA includes:
- a CDS encoding DUF6804 family protein has product MTRTPAAPAFTRPSLAPGLLGAIVLLAGFAVIDGDLFTVVRFAVAILALIMIVFSVRARSWWSAALLAAVAVMWNPVAVIPVEAVTWQSLQYVAAIVFIAAGILVKVPVEDAPTPGRPRTRAPR; this is encoded by the coding sequence GTGACCCGCACCCCCGCCGCCCCCGCGTTCACCCGTCCGTCGCTCGCGCCGGGCCTCCTCGGCGCCATCGTGCTGCTGGCCGGGTTCGCGGTGATCGACGGCGACCTGTTCACGGTCGTCCGGTTCGCGGTGGCGATCCTCGCGCTCATCATGATCGTGTTCTCGGTGCGCGCCCGCAGCTGGTGGAGCGCGGCCCTGCTCGCGGCCGTCGCGGTGATGTGGAACCCGGTCGCCGTGATCCCGGTGGAGGCCGTCACGTGGCAGTCGCTGCAGTACGTGGCCGCGATCGTGTTCATCGCCGCCGGGATCCTCGTGAAGGTCCCGGTGGAGGACGCGCCTACGCCGGGCCGACCCCGAACGCGCGCTCCTCGGTGA
- a CDS encoding alpha/beta hydrolase, with protein MAARTTTGTLTPRRRILGLAIRHVPAVARSLRGTPAAGTRVVRFPAGRQGPPLDVAVWTPPGHDRSATGSPVLVVLARHDGDWLPSTLAKDLRAVVVTMAPEDDAQALAGLSWIASHAAGWNGTPERLGILGDGPGADRALRITALARDADGPAVLRLVLVSPSGDVPSERAADRQGHGLDRLPDALVHVGAADPRIDHVVEGVAALKAAGTKARLVRIPRADQGWLAYPAADPGLARRSLDEIVAYLRRGLTEERAFGVGPA; from the coding sequence ATGGCGGCGCGCACGACCACCGGCACGCTCACCCCGCGGCGCCGGATCCTCGGCCTCGCCATCCGCCACGTCCCCGCCGTCGCGCGCTCCCTCCGCGGCACGCCCGCCGCGGGCACGCGCGTGGTCCGGTTCCCCGCCGGCCGGCAGGGTCCCCCGCTCGACGTGGCCGTCTGGACGCCGCCCGGGCACGACCGCTCGGCGACCGGATCCCCCGTGCTCGTCGTCCTCGCCCGGCACGACGGCGACTGGCTGCCCTCGACGCTCGCGAAGGACCTCCGCGCGGTCGTCGTCACGATGGCCCCGGAGGACGACGCGCAGGCGCTCGCCGGCCTCTCCTGGATCGCCTCGCACGCCGCCGGCTGGAACGGGACGCCCGAGCGCCTCGGCATCCTCGGCGACGGGCCCGGCGCCGACCGGGCCCTGCGGATCACGGCCCTGGCGCGCGACGCCGACGGACCGGCCGTGCTGCGGCTCGTGCTCGTCAGCCCCTCGGGCGACGTGCCGAGCGAGCGGGCGGCCGACCGGCAGGGCCACGGCCTCGACCGGCTGCCGGACGCGCTCGTGCACGTGGGCGCCGCGGATCCGCGCATCGACCACGTCGTGGAGGGCGTGGCGGCGCTCAAGGCGGCGGGCACGAAGGCCCGGCTCGTGCGGATCCCGCGGGCCGACCAGGGCTGGCTCGCCTACCCGGCGGCGGATCCGGGCCTCGCGCGCCGGTCGCTCGACGAGATCGTCGCCTACCTGCGCCGCGGCCTCACCGAGGAGCGCGCGTTCGGGGTCGGCCCGGCGTAG
- a CDS encoding DUF418 domain-containing protein: MTTAPTHPPATRPAPGTREGGPGAIPRSGITRRVAALDVIRGVALCGIMLVNIGPQTRFGTAAGFYEMAALGSTSGWLQLLVQQRFFPVFALLFGIGFALIVESAERRSARPRLVLLRRLLILLAIAIPFEFLQHGSALLPYALAGLVVLLPSTWLPRALTAVAAIALVVISVVVAGGGLTLVPGMLLLGSALTRYGVVAAIGRARRGSAVVLVVALAAAVPLVAWQVTTIADSGFSTESAAAGLALAVAYVALLSLLMTTRAARALEVAFAPLGRMTLTNYVLGAPLMLAAGAVLDLPHATSWTPMLLAVVVILVLQAVASALWLRAFAQGPLEWLWRWGTWGTRGPFRRAR, encoded by the coding sequence ATGACCACCGCCCCGACGCATCCGCCCGCGACACGTCCCGCCCCCGGCACCCGGGAAGGCGGCCCCGGCGCGATACCGCGCTCCGGCATCACCCGCCGCGTCGCCGCGCTCGACGTGATCCGCGGCGTCGCCCTCTGCGGCATCATGCTCGTCAACATCGGCCCGCAGACGCGCTTCGGGACCGCGGCCGGCTTCTACGAGATGGCCGCGCTCGGATCCACGAGCGGCTGGCTGCAGCTCCTCGTGCAGCAGCGATTCTTCCCCGTGTTCGCGCTGCTCTTCGGCATCGGGTTCGCGCTCATCGTCGAGTCCGCCGAGCGCCGCTCGGCCCGACCGCGGCTCGTGCTGCTCCGGCGCCTGCTGATCCTGCTCGCGATCGCGATCCCGTTCGAATTCCTCCAGCACGGATCCGCGCTGCTGCCCTACGCGCTCGCCGGCCTCGTCGTCCTGCTGCCGAGCACGTGGCTCCCGCGGGCGCTGACGGCCGTCGCCGCGATCGCGCTCGTCGTGATCAGCGTGGTCGTGGCCGGCGGCGGGCTCACGCTGGTCCCGGGCATGCTCCTCCTCGGGTCGGCCCTGACCCGCTACGGCGTCGTCGCGGCCATCGGCCGCGCCCGCCGCGGATCCGCCGTCGTGCTCGTCGTCGCCCTCGCGGCCGCCGTGCCGCTGGTCGCCTGGCAGGTGACGACGATCGCCGACTCCGGCTTCAGCACGGAGTCGGCCGCCGCGGGGCTCGCCCTCGCCGTCGCGTACGTCGCGCTCCTGTCGCTGCTCATGACGACGCGGGCCGCGCGCGCGCTCGAGGTCGCGTTCGCTCCGCTCGGCCGGATGACGCTCACGAACTACGTGCTCGGCGCCCCGCTCATGCTCGCCGCGGGCGCCGTGCTCGACCTGCCGCACGCGACGTCGTGGACGCCGATGCTCCTCGCCGTCGTCGTGATCCTCGTGCTGCAGGCCGTCGCGAGCGCCCTCTGGCTGCGCGCGTTCGCGCAGGGTCCGCTCGAGTGGCTCTGGCGCTGGGGCACGTGGGGCACGCGCGGGCCGTTCCGCCGGGCGCGCTGA
- a CDS encoding S41 family peptidase — MPTRRSRILGRVPVSFAVLVVVLLAGTVAAAPSLERAGLLDVPPSPQRYADMAVDLMADGLQADPARVAEVRAQVDAQAARARTYAGTYPALSGAAKELGGEHSSVLGPVDAAALFGDSPPVSAAAEPRPTVTTADGITTIVVPGLLGGDEASRQRYVDAGAPALVAAAPATTRGWVVDLRGNHGGDMWPMLAALSPLLDEGRVMSFEYADRAEPVTVQEGAVADDGRVVATSAAGRVPAGLPIAVLTDGTTVSSGEAAALAFVGQAGVRSFGQPTYGFSTANAPRTLVDGAIVNLTVAVDADRTGKRYGVPIVPDVAVDDAGITAAVAAWFDASR; from the coding sequence GTGCCCACGCGTCGATCCCGGATCCTGGGTCGCGTTCCCGTCTCCTTCGCGGTCCTCGTCGTCGTGCTGCTGGCGGGGACCGTGGCCGCCGCGCCGTCCCTCGAGCGCGCCGGCCTCCTCGACGTCCCTCCGTCGCCGCAGCGCTACGCCGACATGGCCGTGGACCTCATGGCCGACGGGCTCCAGGCGGATCCCGCGCGGGTCGCGGAGGTCCGGGCGCAGGTGGACGCGCAGGCGGCCCGGGCGCGCACCTACGCGGGCACGTACCCGGCGCTCTCCGGGGCCGCGAAGGAGCTGGGCGGGGAGCACAGCTCCGTGCTCGGACCCGTGGATGCCGCGGCCCTCTTCGGCGACAGCCCGCCGGTGTCGGCCGCGGCCGAGCCGCGGCCGACGGTCACGACGGCCGACGGGATCACGACCATCGTCGTCCCCGGGCTCCTGGGCGGCGACGAGGCGTCCCGTCAGCGCTACGTCGACGCGGGCGCCCCGGCGCTCGTGGCCGCCGCGCCCGCGACGACCCGCGGCTGGGTCGTGGACCTGCGCGGGAACCACGGCGGGGACATGTGGCCGATGCTCGCCGCGCTGTCGCCGCTCCTCGACGAGGGCCGTGTCATGTCCTTCGAGTACGCGGATCGCGCGGAGCCCGTCACGGTGCAGGAGGGCGCCGTCGCGGACGACGGGCGGGTCGTCGCGACGAGCGCCGCGGGCCGGGTGCCCGCGGGCCTGCCGATCGCGGTGCTCACCGACGGGACGACCGTGAGCTCCGGCGAGGCCGCCGCCCTCGCGTTCGTCGGCCAGGCGGGCGTGCGCTCCTTCGGGCAGCCGACCTACGGGTTCAGCACCGCGAACGCGCCCCGGACCCTCGTCGACGGGGCGATCGTGAACCTCACGGTCGCGGTCGACGCCGACCGCACGGGGAAGCGCTACGGCGTGCCCATCGTGCCGGACGTCGCGGTCGACGACGCCGGGATCACCGCCGCGGTCGCCGCCTGGTTCGACGCGTCGCGATAG
- a CDS encoding response regulator transcription factor, which yields MTIRVLLADDHPSVLRGLEGILAREPDIEVVASCGDGLAALEAAQRLRPDVAVVDVRMPRMDGLELTRLLAGSRARVPVKVVVATTFDLDEYVYGALRAGASGFLLKDAGAALLVEAVRAAHSGDQLISPSVTVRLLQHLAPRSAATLHPDLTARELEVAALVGRGRTNAEVGAELVISLGTVKSHLGSLQAKLDARNRVEIAAWAWSSGLLRP from the coding sequence ATGACGATCCGCGTGCTCCTCGCCGACGACCACCCCTCCGTGCTGCGCGGCCTCGAGGGGATCCTCGCGCGCGAGCCCGACATCGAGGTGGTCGCCTCCTGCGGCGACGGCCTCGCCGCGCTCGAGGCGGCCCAGCGCCTCCGGCCGGACGTCGCGGTCGTCGACGTCCGCATGCCGCGCATGGACGGGCTCGAGCTCACGCGGCTGCTCGCCGGATCCCGGGCGCGCGTGCCCGTGAAGGTGGTCGTCGCGACGACCTTCGACCTCGACGAGTACGTCTACGGCGCCCTGCGCGCGGGCGCCTCCGGCTTCCTCCTCAAGGACGCCGGGGCGGCCCTCCTCGTCGAGGCCGTGCGGGCCGCGCACTCCGGCGACCAGCTGATCAGCCCGTCCGTCACGGTGCGCCTGCTGCAGCACCTCGCGCCGCGCTCCGCCGCCACGCTGCACCCGGACCTGACCGCCCGCGAGCTCGAGGTCGCGGCGCTCGTCGGGCGCGGCCGCACGAACGCGGAGGTCGGCGCGGAGCTCGTGATCTCGCTCGGCACCGTGAAGTCGCACCTCGGCTCCCTGCAGGCGAAGCTCGACGCCCGCAACCGCGTGGAGATCGCGGCGTGGGCGTGGAGCTCGGGGCTGCTGCGGCCCTGA
- a CDS encoding DEAD/DEAH box helicase, whose translation MARTGQRRSSARTRTIDNEGLIPVLARAVREIEQAAQRGKLKPVNRTKFQVIAVLMREERTHAKDPATPLSDPERAETLKRLDGIASILARTAARDTSVLPLLDPDAKLSEAARALRKHMLFDGGVEMVVEEEPEPEPEDPALAKLVERQVVPPSVKARVLANPFLEPDLDRPAPAAPPARLLANWELLGPLFKSFEYGAGGGIASMDLPESPRIDRLSPHGLELMRHQARFLESVRLGHREFLLADEPGLGKTAQALLAASVADAYPLLVVVPNVVKMNWKREVERWTPHRRATVIHGDGAALDAFADVVIVNYEVLDRHIGWLRTLGFRGMVVDEAHFIKNLQSQRSKFVLALAESIRQRQSAPLLMALTGTPLINDIDDFRAIWQLLGWIDGDKPSSRLMAELEEAGLTPADPGFFAEARRAVIDLGIVRRRKIDVATDLPSKRIADLPVELDDDLGRSIRQAERELAARLVKRFTALVGARGTTVPDVMDGPASERASLVRLVAQSELDEAKAQKTGENVFTMVRRIGQAKAVLAADYAAQLARSVGKVVFFAKHVDVMDQAEATFAKRDIRSVSIRGDQTPAARQHAIDAFQNDPEVQVVVCSLTAAGVGLNLQAASNVVLAELSWTSAEQTQAIDRVHRIGQEEPVTAWRIIAAQTIDAKIAELIDSKAGLAARALDGEDFDEAGSTSVQLDALSHLLEEALAAG comes from the coding sequence ATGGCTCGCACCGGCCAGCGGCGGTCTTCCGCCCGCACGCGCACGATCGACAACGAGGGGCTCATCCCCGTGCTGGCCCGTGCCGTGCGCGAGATCGAGCAGGCCGCGCAGCGCGGCAAGCTCAAGCCCGTCAACCGCACGAAGTTCCAGGTCATCGCGGTGCTGATGCGCGAGGAGCGCACGCACGCGAAGGACCCGGCCACCCCGCTCAGCGACCCCGAGCGCGCCGAGACGCTCAAGCGCCTCGACGGCATCGCGAGCATCCTCGCCCGCACGGCCGCGCGCGACACCTCGGTGCTGCCGCTGCTGGATCCGGACGCCAAGCTCTCCGAGGCCGCCCGCGCCCTCCGCAAGCACATGCTGTTCGACGGCGGCGTGGAGATGGTCGTCGAGGAGGAGCCGGAGCCCGAGCCCGAGGATCCGGCGCTCGCCAAGCTCGTCGAACGCCAGGTGGTCCCGCCGTCGGTCAAGGCCCGCGTCCTCGCGAACCCGTTCCTCGAGCCCGACCTCGACCGGCCCGCGCCCGCCGCGCCGCCCGCGCGCCTCCTCGCCAACTGGGAGCTGCTCGGCCCGCTGTTCAAGTCGTTCGAGTACGGCGCCGGCGGCGGCATCGCGAGCATGGACCTTCCCGAGAGCCCCCGCATCGACCGCCTGTCGCCGCACGGCCTCGAGCTGATGCGCCACCAGGCCCGCTTCCTCGAGAGCGTCCGCCTCGGCCACCGCGAGTTCCTCCTCGCCGACGAGCCGGGCCTCGGCAAGACCGCGCAGGCGCTGCTCGCCGCGTCCGTCGCCGACGCGTACCCGCTGCTCGTCGTCGTGCCCAACGTCGTGAAGATGAACTGGAAGCGGGAGGTGGAGCGCTGGACGCCGCACCGCCGCGCCACCGTCATCCACGGCGACGGCGCCGCGCTCGACGCGTTCGCCGACGTGGTCATCGTCAACTACGAGGTGCTCGACCGGCACATCGGCTGGCTGCGCACCCTCGGGTTCCGCGGCATGGTCGTCGACGAGGCGCACTTCATCAAGAACCTGCAGTCGCAGCGCTCGAAGTTCGTGCTCGCGCTCGCCGAGAGCATCCGCCAGCGCCAGTCCGCGCCGCTGCTCATGGCGCTGACGGGCACGCCGCTCATCAACGACATCGACGACTTCCGCGCCATCTGGCAGCTCCTCGGCTGGATCGACGGCGACAAGCCCTCGTCCCGCCTCATGGCGGAGCTCGAGGAGGCGGGCCTCACGCCCGCGGATCCCGGCTTCTTCGCCGAGGCCCGCCGCGCGGTCATCGACCTCGGCATCGTGCGCCGACGCAAGATCGACGTCGCCACCGACCTGCCGTCCAAGCGCATCGCCGACCTCCCGGTCGAGCTCGACGACGACCTGGGCCGTTCCATCCGGCAGGCCGAGCGCGAGCTCGCGGCGCGCCTCGTGAAGCGCTTCACGGCGCTCGTCGGCGCCCGCGGCACGACCGTCCCCGACGTCATGGACGGACCCGCGTCCGAGCGCGCGAGCCTCGTGCGGCTCGTCGCGCAGTCCGAGCTCGACGAGGCCAAGGCGCAGAAGACGGGCGAGAACGTCTTCACGATGGTCCGCCGCATCGGCCAGGCCAAGGCCGTGCTCGCGGCCGACTACGCCGCGCAGCTCGCGCGCTCGGTGGGCAAGGTCGTGTTCTTCGCCAAGCACGTCGACGTGATGGACCAGGCCGAGGCCACGTTCGCCAAGCGCGACATCCGCTCGGTCTCGATCCGCGGCGACCAGACGCCGGCGGCGCGCCAGCACGCGATCGACGCGTTCCAGAACGACCCCGAGGTGCAGGTCGTGGTCTGCTCGCTCACCGCGGCGGGCGTCGGCCTCAACCTGCAGGCCGCGTCGAACGTGGTGCTCGCCGAGCTCAGCTGGACGAGCGCGGAGCAGACGCAGGCCATCGACCGCGTGCACCGCATCGGCCAGGAGGAGCCCGTCACGGCCTGGCGGATCATCGCGGCGCAGACGATCGACGCGAAGATCGCCGAGCTCATCGACAGCAAGGCGGGCCTCGCGGCGCGCGCGCTCGACGGCGAGGACTTCGACGAGGCCGGATCCACGTCCGTGCAGCTTGACGCGCTGTCGCACCTCCTGGAGGAGGCGCTGGCCGCGGGCTGA
- a CDS encoding glutathione S-transferase family protein, with product MTDQATPTGTNEAGAPGRYVEEGEFTRDTNYIEDRILRDGSQGWPVEAGRYRLVAARACPWANRSVIVRRLLGLEDAISLGLPGPTHDARSWTFDLDPDGRDPVLGTERLQESFLARFPDYPRGITVPALVDIPSGQVVTNDYPQITLDLSTEWTEHHREGAPDLYPVALRAEIDEVADLVFRDVNNGVYRCGFAGSQEAYEKAYDRLFSRLDWLSDRLSTQRYLVGDTITEADVRLFTTLARFDAVYHGHFKCNRQKLDEMPVLWAYARDLFQTPGFGDTIDFVQIKQHYYLTHTDINPTRVVPVGPETWGWLEPHGREELGGRPFGDGTPPGPVREDERVPEGHGAVPRGGRTTRPSEARASVSGTPVPGSADAAADRS from the coding sequence ATGACGGATCAGGCGACACCCACCGGTACCAACGAGGCGGGCGCCCCCGGCCGCTACGTCGAGGAGGGGGAGTTCACCCGCGACACGAACTACATCGAGGACCGCATCCTCCGCGACGGATCCCAGGGCTGGCCCGTCGAGGCCGGCCGCTACCGCCTCGTCGCGGCGCGCGCGTGCCCGTGGGCGAACCGCTCCGTGATCGTCCGCCGCCTGCTCGGCCTCGAGGACGCCATCTCGCTCGGCCTCCCCGGCCCCACGCACGACGCCCGCAGCTGGACCTTCGACCTCGACCCCGACGGCCGCGACCCGGTGCTCGGCACCGAGCGCCTCCAGGAGTCGTTCCTCGCGCGCTTCCCCGACTACCCGCGCGGGATCACGGTGCCGGCCCTCGTCGACATCCCCTCCGGCCAGGTCGTCACCAACGACTACCCCCAGATCACGCTCGACCTCTCCACCGAGTGGACCGAGCACCACCGCGAGGGCGCGCCGGACCTCTACCCCGTCGCGCTGCGGGCGGAGATCGACGAGGTCGCCGACCTCGTCTTCCGCGACGTGAACAACGGCGTGTACCGCTGCGGCTTCGCGGGATCCCAGGAGGCGTACGAGAAGGCCTACGACCGCCTCTTCTCGCGCCTCGACTGGCTGAGCGACCGCCTCTCGACGCAGCGCTACCTCGTGGGCGACACGATCACCGAGGCCGACGTGCGCCTGTTCACCACGCTCGCCCGCTTCGACGCCGTGTACCACGGGCACTTCAAGTGCAACCGCCAGAAGCTCGACGAGATGCCGGTGCTCTGGGCGTACGCGCGGGACCTGTTCCAGACGCCCGGCTTCGGCGACACCATCGACTTCGTGCAGATCAAGCAGCACTACTACCTGACGCACACCGACATCAACCCGACCCGCGTCGTGCCCGTCGGCCCCGAGACGTGGGGCTGGCTCGAGCCGCACGGACGCGAGGAGCTGGGCGGCCGCCCGTTCGGCGACGGCACCCCTCCGGGACCGGTCCGCGAGGACGAGCGCGTGCCCGAGGGCCACGGCGCCGTGCCGCGCGGCGGACGCACGACGCGCCCGTCGGAGGCGCGCGCCTCGGTCTCCGGCACGCCCGTGCCCGGATCGGCGGACGCCGCCGCGGACCGCTCCTGA
- a CDS encoding zinc-dependent alcohol dehydrogenase family protein, producing the protein MRAVVYEEFGATPVVRELPDPVPSPAGVVVRVEATGVCRSDAHGWLGHDDGIALPQVPGHELVGRIHAVGPEVTRFHVGDRVTVPFVCACGRCEECRAGNGQVCRDQTQPGFTHWGSFAELVALHDADVNLIPVPEGLDAGAAALLGCRFATAFRGLVHRARIQRGERLLVVGCGGVGLSAVMIGVAVGAEVIAVDIDPAALARASELGAEYTIDSSGLAEPDVLDAIRAVSPDGVQVSVEALGRESTLRISLLALAPTGRQVQIGLFASEPTVPVPFVIGQELSLHGSHGMPAHDYPELMAMVASGALKPELLIEHRIPLEEAPAALEALASGDRSAGITLVEVG; encoded by the coding sequence ATGCGCGCCGTCGTCTACGAGGAGTTCGGGGCGACGCCCGTCGTCCGCGAGCTGCCCGACCCCGTCCCCTCCCCCGCCGGCGTCGTCGTCCGCGTCGAGGCCACGGGCGTCTGCCGCAGCGACGCGCACGGCTGGCTCGGGCACGACGACGGCATCGCCCTCCCGCAGGTGCCGGGGCACGAGCTGGTGGGGCGGATCCACGCGGTCGGCCCCGAGGTCACCCGCTTCCACGTCGGCGACCGCGTCACCGTCCCGTTCGTCTGCGCGTGCGGCCGCTGCGAGGAGTGCCGCGCCGGGAACGGCCAGGTGTGCCGGGACCAGACGCAGCCGGGCTTCACGCACTGGGGCTCCTTCGCCGAGCTCGTCGCGCTGCACGACGCCGACGTCAACCTGATCCCCGTGCCCGAGGGCCTCGACGCCGGAGCCGCCGCGCTCCTCGGCTGCCGCTTCGCCACGGCGTTCCGCGGGCTCGTGCACCGGGCGCGGATCCAGCGCGGCGAGCGCCTGCTCGTCGTCGGCTGCGGGGGCGTCGGCCTCAGCGCCGTGATGATCGGGGTCGCGGTCGGCGCGGAGGTCATCGCGGTCGACATCGACCCGGCCGCCCTCGCGCGCGCCTCCGAGCTGGGGGCCGAGTACACGATCGACTCGTCCGGCCTCGCGGAGCCCGACGTGCTCGACGCGATCCGCGCGGTCTCCCCCGACGGCGTGCAGGTCTCCGTGGAGGCGCTCGGCCGCGAGTCCACGCTCCGGATCAGCCTGCTCGCTCTCGCGCCGACCGGCCGGCAGGTGCAGATCGGCCTCTTCGCGAGCGAGCCGACGGTGCCCGTGCCGTTCGTCATCGGCCAGGAGCTGAGCCTGCACGGCAGCCACGGCATGCCCGCGCACGACTACCCGGAGCTGATGGCCATGGTCGCCTCGGGCGCGCTGAAGCCCGAGCTGCTCATCGAGCACCGCATCCCGCTGGAGGAGGCCCCGGCCGCGCTCGAGGCGCTCGCGTCGGGCGACCGCTCGGCCGGGATCACGCTGGTCGAGGTGGGCTGA
- a CDS encoding sensor histidine kinase, translating into MTRSPARRAPGALPRLVRVGYGVALGGLVVLDAAVSGSLGQCMYLVAVVALAALVARGRVPAWTVGAVSGAATLVTVLLAASGIAAPFALSEGLVLLVAVVATTRRAVGARGAAAVALVALATAILPMRLLSADTATFGILLVAVVACALAVGATLRNADAERRLALAVATQRERDGLARDLHDDFTNRVTGMILLAQAARRRVDAPGTELDADLARMEESGGAALASMRRWVRTLRDTGVERDPELADGAEAPEDEIRALLVGWEASAPGRRVELHDRTTAALPADVRATATRIVQESVTNATRHAPGADRIRVTLAEDPHADAVVLTVVSPLDATGREGADPVPGSPGLGLVGMRERAAILGGSLDAGPVAGTWTVRAVLPRDAGA; encoded by the coding sequence GTGACCCGATCCCCCGCACGCCGCGCCCCGGGCGCCCTTCCGCGCCTCGTGCGCGTGGGCTACGGCGTCGCCCTCGGCGGCCTCGTCGTGCTCGACGCGGCGGTGTCCGGATCGCTCGGGCAGTGCATGTACCTCGTGGCCGTGGTCGCGCTGGCGGCGCTCGTCGCGCGCGGGCGGGTCCCCGCGTGGACGGTCGGCGCCGTCTCGGGGGCCGCGACGCTCGTGACCGTGCTGCTCGCCGCATCCGGGATCGCCGCGCCCTTCGCGCTCAGCGAGGGGCTCGTGCTGCTCGTCGCGGTCGTCGCGACCACGCGCCGAGCCGTCGGCGCGCGCGGCGCGGCGGCGGTCGCCCTCGTGGCGCTCGCGACCGCGATCCTCCCGATGCGGCTGCTGTCGGCGGACACCGCCACCTTCGGGATCCTGCTGGTCGCCGTGGTCGCGTGCGCGCTCGCCGTGGGCGCGACGCTGCGGAACGCGGACGCCGAGCGCCGCCTCGCCCTGGCGGTCGCCACCCAGCGCGAGCGCGACGGCCTGGCCCGCGACCTGCACGACGACTTCACGAACCGGGTGACCGGCATGATCCTCCTGGCGCAGGCCGCGCGGCGCCGCGTCGACGCCCCGGGCACCGAGCTCGACGCGGACCTCGCGCGCATGGAGGAGTCCGGCGGCGCGGCGCTCGCGAGCATGCGGCGCTGGGTCCGCACGCTGCGCGACACGGGCGTGGAGCGCGATCCCGAGCTGGCCGACGGCGCCGAGGCGCCCGAGGACGAGATCCGCGCGCTCCTCGTCGGGTGGGAGGCGTCGGCGCCCGGCCGCCGCGTCGAGCTCCACGACCGGACAACGGCGGCCCTGCCCGCCGACGTGCGCGCGACGGCGACGCGGATCGTGCAGGAGTCGGTCACGAACGCGACCCGGCACGCGCCCGGCGCCGACCGGATCCGGGTGACGCTCGCCGAGGATCCGCATGCCGACGCCGTCGTCCTCACCGTCGTCAGCCCGCTCGACGCCACCGGCCGGGAGGGCGCCGACCCCGTGCCCGGATCCCCGGGCCTCGGCCTCGTCGGCATGCGCGAGCGCGCCGCGATCCTCGGCGGAAGCCTCGACGCGGGCCCCGTCGCGGGCACCTGGACCGTGCGCGCCGTGCTCCCCCGGGACGCCGGCGCATGA
- a CDS encoding phosphate ABC transporter substrate-binding protein PstS, producing MNSTRLTGAAALAAAVALALSSCASNEAPAEGGAASGSTLEGTLNGIGASSQGSAQEAWTKAFQTANTGVTINYSPDGSGAGREAFMAGGQNANFAGSDRALKTDELTGTFGQCADGTKPIDIPAYISPIAMIFQIDGVDELNLDPATAAGIFKGTITKWDDPAITALNPDATMPDAAITAVHRSDDSGTTENFAKYLNTTAESVWDAEPKGVWPYEGGEAAQGTSGVVDAVTGGTNVIGYADASRAGDLGVAKIKVGDEFVGFSPEAAAAVVEASPEAEGREENDVVFDLDYTTDAAGVYPIVLVSYLISCQEYEDPAVGELVKAYLGYVTSTEGQQVAADEAGAAPLSETVAAQVKTAVESIK from the coding sequence GTGAACAGCACCCGCCTCACCGGCGCCGCGGCCCTCGCCGCCGCCGTCGCCCTCGCCCTCTCCTCCTGCGCGTCCAACGAGGCCCCCGCCGAGGGAGGCGCCGCATCCGGCTCCACCCTCGAGGGCACCCTCAACGGCATCGGCGCCTCGTCGCAGGGCTCCGCTCAGGAGGCCTGGACCAAGGCCTTCCAGACGGCCAACACCGGCGTCACGATCAACTACTCGCCCGACGGATCCGGCGCCGGACGCGAGGCCTTCATGGCCGGCGGCCAGAACGCCAACTTCGCCGGCTCCGACCGCGCGCTCAAGACCGACGAGCTCACCGGCACCTTCGGCCAGTGCGCCGACGGCACGAAGCCGATCGACATCCCCGCCTACATCTCGCCCATCGCGATGATCTTCCAGATCGACGGCGTCGACGAGCTGAACCTCGACCCGGCCACCGCCGCGGGCATCTTCAAGGGCACCATCACGAAGTGGGACGACCCGGCCATCACGGCCCTGAACCCGGACGCCACGATGCCCGATGCCGCCATCACCGCCGTGCACCGCTCGGACGACTCGGGCACCACCGAGAACTTCGCCAAGTACCTCAACACCACGGCCGAGTCCGTCTGGGACGCGGAGCCCAAGGGCGTCTGGCCCTACGAGGGTGGCGAGGCGGCCCAGGGCACCTCGGGCGTCGTCGACGCCGTCACGGGCGGGACCAACGTCATCGGCTACGCGGACGCGTCGCGCGCCGGCGACCTGGGTGTCGCGAAGATCAAGGTCGGCGACGAGTTCGTCGGCTTCTCCCCGGAGGCGGCCGCCGCCGTCGTCGAGGCGTCCCCCGAGGCCGAGGGCCGCGAGGAGAACGACGTCGTCTTCGACCTGGACTACACGACGGATGCCGCGGGCGTCTACCCGATCGTCCTCGTCAGCTACCTCATCTCCTGCCAGGAGTACGAGGACCCCGCCGTCGGCGAGCTCGTCAAGGCGTACCTGGGCTACGTGACCAGCACCGAGGGCCAGCAGGTCGCGGCCGACGAGGCCGGCGCCGCCCCGCTGTCCGAGACGGTCGCCGCGCAGGTGAAGACCGCGGTCGAGTCCATCAAGTAG